A genomic stretch from Desulfurobacterium atlanticum includes:
- the thrC gene encoding threonine synthase, with translation MKLWKGVIEEFREFLPVSDKTPVITLKEGNTPLIEADNLAKAINPDIKIFLKYEGLNPTGSFKDRGMTMAVSKAVEEGAKAVICASTGNTSAAAAAYAAKAGIKAVVLIPEGKIALGKLSQAVMYGAEVIQIKGNFDEALDIVREIGKKYPITIVNSINPYRLQGQKTAAFEVCEQLGKAPDFHFIPVGNAGNITAYWMGYKEYFEAGKINSKPKMCGWQAAGAAPIVLGHPVENPETIATAIRIGNPASWEGAVNAAKESGGLIDMVTDEEILEAYKLVARTEGIFCEPASAASIAGVIKANREKQLFNKGDIIVCTLTGHGLKDPDTAISMGVKPVTLPAEEKAIVKHLGF, from the coding sequence ATGAAATTATGGAAAGGAGTGATAGAAGAGTTCAGAGAGTTTCTACCTGTATCAGACAAAACGCCAGTAATAACGTTAAAAGAGGGAAATACTCCTCTCATAGAGGCTGATAACCTTGCAAAAGCCATTAATCCAGATATTAAGATATTTCTCAAATATGAAGGACTGAACCCAACAGGCTCATTCAAAGACCGCGGAATGACAATGGCCGTATCAAAAGCGGTGGAAGAAGGAGCAAAAGCTGTTATATGTGCATCTACAGGCAATACATCCGCAGCAGCAGCAGCATACGCAGCAAAAGCAGGAATAAAAGCTGTGGTTCTCATACCTGAAGGGAAAATAGCACTTGGAAAACTCTCCCAGGCGGTAATGTATGGAGCTGAAGTTATTCAGATAAAAGGCAACTTTGACGAAGCACTTGATATAGTCAGAGAAATAGGGAAAAAATATCCCATAACAATAGTAAACTCCATAAATCCTTACAGGCTTCAGGGACAAAAAACCGCGGCATTTGAAGTGTGTGAGCAGCTCGGGAAAGCTCCAGATTTCCACTTTATTCCCGTTGGAAATGCCGGAAACATAACAGCTTACTGGATGGGATACAAAGAGTACTTTGAAGCTGGAAAAATAAACTCTAAACCTAAAATGTGCGGATGGCAGGCAGCAGGAGCCGCTCCAATTGTCCTGGGACATCCTGTTGAAAACCCGGAAACAATAGCCACAGCGATAAGGATAGGAAACCCTGCAAGCTGGGAAGGTGCTGTTAATGCAGCTAAAGAATCCGGCGGTTTAATAGATATGGTTACAGATGAAGAAATTCTTGAAGCGTATAAACTTGTAGCAAGAACGGAAGGAATTTTCTGTGAACCTGCATCAGCGGCGTCCATTGCAGGAGTAATAAAGGCAAACAGAGAAAAACAACTTTTCAATAAAGGAGACATTATCGTTTGCACTTTAACGGGCCATGGACTTAAAGACCCTGACACCGCAATTTCTATGGGAGTAAAACCTGTAACCCTTCCAGCAGAAGAAAAAGCAATAGTAAAACATCTCGGATTTTAA
- the dapA gene encoding 4-hydroxy-tetrahydrodipicolinate synthase, whose amino-acid sequence MFEGIYVAIPTPFKNGNIDWEALKKHIHFLIENGVDGIVPCGTTGESATLSYQEHEEVIAFAVELAKGKVKVIAGTGSNSTKEAIELTKYAEKAGADGALLITPYYNKPNQEGLFLHFKTIADAVSIPIVLYNVPGRTGVNMLPETVARLSEIENVVAIKEATGSTNVASEIVNLCGDKIEVLSGDDLTFYPLLSVGAKGVISVTANIVPDRMVKMYKAFIEGDVETAKNLHLSLYPLHKIMFIDTNPIPVKTALSFMGRMEKEFRLPLCPTSADKEAKIKQILEKMEVI is encoded by the coding sequence ATGTTTGAAGGAATCTATGTTGCCATACCTACACCTTTTAAAAATGGAAATATTGATTGGGAAGCGTTGAAAAAGCATATCCACTTTCTGATAGAAAATGGAGTTGACGGAATCGTTCCCTGTGGAACTACTGGTGAGTCAGCAACTCTTTCTTATCAAGAGCATGAAGAGGTTATAGCTTTTGCTGTTGAGCTGGCAAAAGGAAAGGTAAAAGTTATTGCCGGAACCGGCTCAAATTCAACGAAGGAAGCTATAGAACTTACAAAATACGCAGAGAAGGCTGGAGCGGATGGAGCTCTTCTTATAACTCCTTACTACAACAAGCCTAATCAGGAGGGGCTTTTTCTTCATTTTAAAACAATAGCGGATGCTGTTTCTATTCCTATTGTTCTCTACAATGTTCCAGGAAGAACAGGTGTTAATATGCTTCCTGAAACTGTTGCAAGACTTTCTGAAATAGAAAATGTTGTTGCAATTAAAGAGGCTACAGGAAGTACAAATGTTGCTTCAGAAATAGTTAACCTTTGCGGTGATAAGATTGAAGTATTGTCCGGAGATGATTTAACTTTCTATCCTCTACTTTCTGTAGGTGCTAAAGGGGTAATTTCTGTGACTGCCAACATAGTTCCTGACAGGATGGTTAAGATGTATAAGGCGTTTATTGAAGGTGATGTTGAAACAGCTAAAAACCTTCATCTTTCTCTTTATCCTCTTCACAAAATTATGTTCATAGATACAAATCCAATTCCTGTTAAAACGGCTCTTTCCTTTATGGGAAGGATGGAGAAGGAGTTTAGATTACCCCTTTGTCCGACCTCCGCTGATAAGGAAGCGAAAATAAAGCAGATTCTTGAGAAGATGGAGGTGATATAA